Genomic window (Melioribacteraceae bacterium):
TAAATGTGAATAATCAAATTTATACACTATTTGCTATCGATGATATTTCAGATCAAAAAAGAAGGGCAGCACTTGAACGTATATTTTTTCATGATGTTCTAAATACGGCAGGAGTTGTAAATGGAATTGCCCAAATGCTTCCGGAAATTGACGAGGAGACGGAAGAGGATGAATTAGTAAGCATATTACAAAATTCTACCCAACAGCTAATTGAAGAAATAAAAGCTCAGAGAGAATTAAGACACGCTGAAGATGGTAATCTTGAACCAATTTTAGAAAATATTTCAGTAAATAGTATTGTCGAAAAAGTTATAAATCTTTATAAGAATCATCCTTTGGTTAATGAACAGAAGATTATTGGGGAGTTTTTGCAGGATGATGTAAAATTTATTTCTGATAAAACTTTGTTGATTCGATCTCTTGGCAATTTATTGAAAAATGCTATTGAGGCTTCAATACCGGGAGATACGGTTAAATTATATGCATCATTAAATGGTGACGCAGTTTCATTTAATGTTTATAACCAGCGGGTTATTCCCGAAAATATACAGCTGCAGCTGTTTCAACGATCATTCAGCACAAAGCAAAAAACTGGAAGGGGAATTGGGCTTTATAGTGTAAAATTAATTGTGGAGCAGTATTTAAAAGGAAAAGTAAGTTTTATATCAAATGAGAAAACGGGAACAATATTTACTGTAAGTATTCCTTTATAAATCAAGATTTAATTTGATACAATTTCCACCAGGGTGTATTCGGTAATTCATGATGCTCAAAATGATAACCGAAAAAGTAGCATGATATCATTGCCCAGATATGATTCTTCTTTTGAGTACGGGCTTTATGAGGTTCCATATCATGTGAATGAGGTTTGCGGTGTGGGAGGTATGTTCCAAAAAAGAACAACTGTAATGAACTAAAGAGCGCCGGCACTACCCAATAAAACCACAGCTTTAATTCAGGTACCCACAATTTTAATATATTAAACACCGTGCCCATAATTATTAACTGGGTAATAGTGGTGTATCTTATCATAAATGTACCCCACCATACAAAAAAGTTTTGCGACTTAACATTAAAATCGGGGTCTTCGTTTGTCCCCGGCATTTTATGATGCAAAAAATGATTTTTAATTAAACGATTGTAGGACATTCCTGCGTAGAGAAATGTGGCTAAATATCCAATTGTTTTATTCAACCACTTTATGCGGCTGACAGTTTTATGCATCGCGTCGTGTGCTGTGATAAAGAGTCCGGTATAAAAATAAGTCTGAAGTATAATCCCCAAATAGAAAAATGGTGAGGCAAAACTAAACTCCGCGTAAATCAGTAAATAACAGAGATGAACAAACCATACTAATAATATTGTTAACGCAATTATCACGCCCATAATTATCCTATTTAAATAATAAGATTGCTAAAAAGAATATAGCCTGAACGAATAAATAAAATTTTGTAATCCCATATCTAAATTGAAGCTTCAGAAGAATAAAGAAATATGATGATACCAATGCAATTATAAACCAAACAATATAGTTTTGAATCGGGATTGTATTTCCCGCCCAATTCCAGTAACCTAACTTAATAGCAACCGGTTCAAGTAAAATATCGAACAGGACCGCAAGTAAAGAGGCTGTAATTACCTTTGCGCAATCATTTTTTAGCAGCGAAGAAATATTTATAGCACCAAGAATAACCAGGACCCAGTTAAATCCAATTATTAGTGGAACATCAAATAATTTAACACCGAGTACATCCCCATAATTATAATTTCCGAAAATCAACTTTGTAGATACACCAACTACTTCCAGAATAAAAGTAATTAGAAATACCAGCACTCCCCATAAAATTAATTTGCTATTCCCTTTAGCTTCAGTATGAAAAACAATGGTTCCTAGAAGCAGAAGCGTATATGGGGTAAGAATTAAGAACAAATCGTAAAAATTATCTAATAAATGCCCTGCGATCCCCACAGAGAACATGATTACAAGAAATATTTTTATATAATTTTCTAGCCTATGTTTCTTCCCTTCCATATTCCTCTCTTTGTATTGTAAATAAGAACGGAGTTAATACCAATTAGGAATGATACTATCATCTGAAATGGGTGCAGCAATATATTTAAAATTAAATTTTGCTTACTCAGGATGCTCATTAGTGCTCGAGAAAATAAAATTAACAACACCACAATATTGTATTGCGGCATCAAAGCCCAACTCAAAAAAGGTATTGTAAAAACCAGTTGAAATAATAGCATGAGAAAAAGGAAGAAGACTGGATTTGTGTTAAATCCGGCATAATAGTTTTTAGAGAACCCATTAAATGCTTCAGTGAAAGTAGAATACATTTTACATGAGATATGTTCACCACCCAGAAGTGTCATCATCTTAAAACTGTTTCCTTTAATCAAACGGGCTAATTCCATATCTTCAACTACCTTCGACTTAACAGAACTATGCCCACCAATCTTTTCATAGTCTTCCTTTTTGAACAAAATAAATTGCCCATTAGCGGCGATAAATGATTTATTGTTTGAAGTAAAAACTTTACGGATTGGTAAAAATGAAAGTAACAACCAGTTCATCATTGGGATGATTAATAATACTCGCCAGTTATCAATTTTTTGTGATGGAAATACTGTTAACATATTCAGGTTGTATTTCTTCATTATGCCTATAGCCGATTGCACTACTCGGTTTGTAATTGTAACGTCGGCATCAATAAATAAAAGATAATCTCCGGTTGCATGTCGTGATAATTGATGACATGCCCAGTTCTTTCCAAGCCACCCCGCAGGAAGTTCCTCACCGCTAAATAATCTAATTTTACTTGAGCAATTTTGTATTGATTTGACCATCTCTACAGATGAATCTTCAGAATGATCATCAAGTACAATGATTTCATAATTAGAATATGTTTGATTAACAATCGAGTTTAAACATTCTGTAATGTTTGATTCTTCATTTCTCATCGGGATTAATATGGAAACTTTGGACTGTACCTTGCATTCCACATTCTCAACGAACACCGGTTTTGTAACAAAGTTATAAATCACAACAACAGTTGAAATCACCGAAATAATTAATATAAGTACGAATACAATTTCTTCAGCCATAATCATTTCTTAAAAATATCTTCAATAAAACCATTTGCATAAACTGAATTATTTAACTCATCCAAGTTTGAGTAAAATTCTTTCTCGAATAGTGAATCATCATTAATTAGCGATTGTCCTGTAAGCAAATTGCCAAATCTTACGGCTACGAATGGATTTTTCTCATCTGCATATTGAATTTTAAATGCTACCGGAAGAACATTTACAGAAGTCGAAATCTTTTTTGCCAAAACTGAAATTCCCTTTTTTATTTCAAGAGGTCTTTTTTCAAACGGTTCAATCTTTCCTTGCGGATAAATAACGGCAAAATTTTTGGGATTACTCACAACTTCCATTGTATAGTTAAACGATTCCAATATACTTTTAGGATTATCGGGATGGATAGAGTAAGCACCGACTTTCTGAAAAAACCAGAATCTTTTCAACTGTGTTTCAAGCATCATCAAATGGATTAGTCTGTTTGATTTTTTTTTCATTAATAGATCAATAAAAAAACCATCCCACCAGCTAATATGATTTGGGGTTATAATTAAACATGTGCTATCGGGTATATTCGGAATTTCATTGCATAAATAAAAGTTGGAAAAATTTTTCTTCAACAAACGAGTGATATAATATTCGAAAAGTATTCGGGCAATTCTATTGTGTTGGGTTTTAAGCATAATCTCTTTTAATTAAATCTGTAGCAATTTTACCAGAAAGAATCACTAATGGAATACCACCGCCGGGATGAGCACTGCCACCGCAAAAATATAAACCTTGCAAATCAGTTGATCTATTTTTCTGCCTAAAAAATGCAGAATATTTATTATTCGATGAAATTCCATATAAACTTCCTCTACTGCTCGAAGTCTGTTCTTCAATTTCTAAAGGAGTTAAAGTTTTCTCAAATACTATTTTATCACTCAAACAAATTCCGGTTATCAACCTAATCTTTTCTATTAATATTCCCTTTAGTCTTATTAGTTCATCATCCCAATTTTGCCCCGAATTATAAGGAGCGTTGACCATTACAAACCAATTTTCATGCTCAGGTGGTGCATCTGTTGAATTATTCTTTGAAGAAATATAAACATATATGGTTGGATCATTATGAATAATTTTTCTATCAAATAAATCAGAGAATTCACTTTCGTAGTTATTTGAAAACAAAATATTGTGAGTCTTCAAGTTGGGATATGTACCTTTTACCCCCCAATAAAAAACCACTGCTGATGAAGAGGGTTCAAGTTTTGAATATTTATTCTTGCTTCGTGAAACCAGCTCAGGTAATAATTTTTGATAAGTGTAATTTACATCTGAGTTTGACAATACTATATTGCATCCAACTTCAACCCTCTCATTGTTCTTTTCATAAGTGATACCGTCAACTCTCTTTCTAGAGTAATTAATTGATATTACCTTGCATTCAAAATTAAACTTTACCCCTTTTTTTGAGCATAACTTAAATAAAGCATTTGGCAATTCATAAATTCCATTTTTAATTGTATATCCACCAAGATTATACTCCACATGCTGAATAATATTGAGTGTTGCCGGTGCTTTGAAGGGGTTTGAACCATTGTATGTTGCATATCTATCAAATATTTGAACAGCGGTTGCTTCACTAAAAAATGAATGGTTAGCCTCATGCATTGTTCTGAATGGGTCAATTTTATTAATATTTATTAAAGTATTCAGTGATTTCCGATTCAAAAAATTTTTCCAGTTTGAGAAATCGCTGAACATAAATAAATCGGCGGTTAAATCGTAAATAGTTTTTGAATAGTCCAGATACCCTTGAAGTGCAGTAGAATCGACATTTAACTTATCTGCAAACTCCTTTTTCAGCATTTCGATATTGCTATGTGCGTCCAGAATTTTTCCATCATCAAAGTGATACCTGCACAGAATATCCAGTGGTTCAATTTTAAGATAACTGTTTAAATCCTCGCCCAATTCAGCAAAAAGA
Coding sequences:
- a CDS encoding GHKL domain-containing protein; this translates as MLEGNSSLKTFFDTPERSNDDEVLKEILNFKQNILLMQLLEGFPQLAVLLNKNRQIVAFNSKALKVFNAEDYLKIIGMRVGEALSCIHKEENEAGCGTSQFCKECGAANAIRNTTSKLLESKEECRIISNDNNAETAYDFMVHTRPINVNNQIYTLFAIDDISDQKRRAALERIFFHDVLNTAGVVNGIAQMLPEIDEETEEDELVSILQNSTQQLIEEIKAQRELRHAEDGNLEPILENISVNSIVEKVINLYKNHPLVNEQKIIGEFLQDDVKFISDKTLLIRSLGNLLKNAIEASIPGDTVKLYASLNGDAVSFNVYNQRVIPENIQLQLFQRSFSTKQKTGRGIGLYSVKLIVEQYLKGKVSFISNEKTGTIFTVSIPL
- the crtI gene encoding phytoene desaturase yields the protein MKKAVVIGAGIGGLSAAARLANYGFEVEVFEANSRPGGKANQIIGSGFRFDSGPSLITMPFVIENLFAELGEDLNSYLKIEPLDILCRYHFDDGKILDAHSNIEMLKKEFADKLNVDSTALQGYLDYSKTIYDLTADLFMFSDFSNWKNFLNRKSLNTLININKIDPFRTMHEANHSFFSEATAVQIFDRYATYNGSNPFKAPATLNIIQHVEYNLGGYTIKNGIYELPNALFKLCSKKGVKFNFECKVISINYSRKRVDGITYEKNNERVEVGCNIVLSNSDVNYTYQKLLPELVSRSKNKYSKLEPSSSAVVFYWGVKGTYPNLKTHNILFSNNYESEFSDLFDRKIIHNDPTIYVYISSKNNSTDAPPEHENWFVMVNAPYNSGQNWDDELIRLKGILIEKIRLITGICLSDKIVFEKTLTPLEIEEQTSSSRGSLYGISSNNKYSAFFRQKNRSTDLQGLYFCGGSAHPGGGIPLVILSGKIATDLIKRDYA
- a CDS encoding carotenoid biosynthesis protein yields the protein MEGKKHRLENYIKIFLVIMFSVGIAGHLLDNFYDLFLILTPYTLLLLGTIVFHTEAKGNSKLILWGVLVFLITFILEVVGVSTKLIFGNYNYGDVLGVKLFDVPLIIGFNWVLVILGAINISSLLKNDCAKVITASLLAVLFDILLEPVAIKLGYWNWAGNTIPIQNYIVWFIIALVSSYFFILLKLQFRYGITKFYLFVQAIFFLAILLFK
- a CDS encoding lysophospholipid acyltransferase family protein, which gives rise to MLKTQHNRIARILFEYYITRLLKKNFSNFYLCNEIPNIPDSTCLIITPNHISWWDGFFIDLLMKKKSNRLIHLMMLETQLKRFWFFQKVGAYSIHPDNPKSILESFNYTMEVVSNPKNFAVIYPQGKIEPFEKRPLEIKKGISVLAKKISTSVNVLPVAFKIQYADEKNPFVAVRFGNLLTGQSLINDDSLFEKEFYSNLDELNNSVYANGFIEDIFKK
- a CDS encoding glycosyltransferase family 2 protein; the protein is MAEEIVFVLILIISVISTVVVIYNFVTKPVFVENVECKVQSKVSILIPMRNEESNITECLNSIVNQTYSNYEIIVLDDHSEDSSVEMVKSIQNCSSKIRLFSGEELPAGWLGKNWACHQLSRHATGDYLLFIDADVTITNRVVQSAIGIMKKYNLNMLTVFPSQKIDNWRVLLIIPMMNWLLLSFLPIRKVFTSNNKSFIAANGQFILFKKEDYEKIGGHSSVKSKVVEDMELARLIKGNSFKMMTLLGGEHISCKMYSTFTEAFNGFSKNYYAGFNTNPVFFLFLMLLFQLVFTIPFLSWALMPQYNIVVLLILFSRALMSILSKQNLILNILLHPFQMIVSFLIGINSVLIYNTKRGIWKGRNIG
- a CDS encoding fatty acid desaturase; translated protein: MGVIIALTILLVWFVHLCYLLIYAEFSFASPFFYLGIILQTYFYTGLFITAHDAMHKTVSRIKWLNKTIGYLATFLYAGMSYNRLIKNHFLHHKMPGTNEDPDFNVKSQNFFVWWGTFMIRYTTITQLIIMGTVFNILKLWVPELKLWFYWVVPALFSSLQLFFFGTYLPHRKPHSHDMEPHKARTQKKNHIWAMISCYFFGYHFEHHELPNTPWWKLYQIKS